Proteins from a genomic interval of Amycolatopsis sp. cg13:
- a CDS encoding DNA-binding response regulator yields MPRAEEIANLRDERELVERAGHLLAGADEFACAANDLHTWSAMQKFAQELPKQRKLRIRKVYLSRVLLDPAGAEHLRTLHRLGAEVRISDHEINETILLDGRVAILADGPGYSVVSKPDLVRGISSLYEAAWRSSTAFEAYETRFAELRQYTPQLLDLLSSGSTDEKAAREMGVGLRTYRRRVAELMDVLGATSRFQAGALAREAGLL; encoded by the coding sequence GTGCCCCGAGCCGAGGAAATCGCAAACCTGCGCGACGAGCGTGAACTGGTCGAACGCGCCGGGCACCTGCTCGCCGGCGCGGACGAGTTCGCCTGCGCCGCGAACGATCTGCACACCTGGTCCGCGATGCAGAAATTCGCCCAGGAGCTGCCGAAACAGCGGAAGCTGCGGATCCGGAAGGTCTATCTCTCGCGGGTGCTGCTCGACCCGGCCGGAGCCGAGCACCTGCGGACGCTGCACCGGCTCGGCGCGGAAGTCCGGATCAGCGACCACGAGATCAACGAGACGATCCTGCTCGACGGCCGCGTCGCCATCCTCGCCGACGGGCCCGGCTACAGCGTCGTGAGCAAACCGGATCTGGTGCGCGGCATCTCGTCGCTGTACGAGGCCGCCTGGCGCTCGTCGACCGCTTTCGAGGCGTACGAGACGCGGTTCGCCGAGTTGCGCCAGTACACGCCGCAGCTGCTCGACCTGCTGTCTTCCGGCTCCACGGACGAAAAGGCGGCCCGGGAGATGGGCGTCGGGCTGCGGACGTACCGTCGGCGGGTGGCCGAATTGATGGATGTACTGGGTGCGACGTCGCGGTTCCAAGCGGGTGCTCTGGCGCGGGAGGCGGGCCTGCTGTGA
- a CDS encoding phosphoglyceromutase, producing MAELGTLVLLRHGQSTWNAENLFTGWVDVPLSETGEREARQGGQLLAESGLLPDVVHTSLLRRAISTANIALDAADRHWIPVKRDWRLNERHYGALQGKNKKQTLDEFGEEQFMLWRRSYDTPPPAIDPKDEFSQAGDARYADLGDQAPLTECLKDVVARLLPYWESAIVPDLQAGRTVLVAAHGNSLRALVKHLDGISDDAIAALNIPTGIPLRYDLTPDLKPVKAGGEYLDPEAAKEAAAAVANQGR from the coding sequence ATGGCCGAACTTGGGACCCTGGTGCTGCTGCGGCACGGACAGAGCACGTGGAACGCGGAAAACCTGTTCACCGGCTGGGTGGACGTGCCCCTGTCGGAGACCGGCGAGCGGGAAGCCCGGCAGGGCGGACAGCTGCTCGCCGAGTCGGGACTGCTGCCGGACGTGGTGCACACGTCGCTGCTGCGCCGGGCGATCAGCACGGCGAACATCGCCCTCGACGCCGCCGACCGGCACTGGATCCCGGTCAAGCGCGACTGGCGGCTCAACGAGCGGCACTACGGCGCGCTGCAGGGCAAGAACAAGAAGCAGACGCTCGACGAGTTCGGCGAGGAGCAGTTCATGCTCTGGCGCCGCTCGTACGACACGCCGCCGCCCGCCATCGACCCGAAGGACGAGTTCAGCCAGGCCGGCGACGCGCGGTACGCCGACCTCGGCGACCAGGCCCCGCTGACGGAGTGCCTGAAGGACGTCGTGGCCCGGCTGCTGCCGTACTGGGAGTCGGCGATCGTCCCCGACCTGCAGGCCGGCCGCACGGTCCTGGTGGCCGCGCACGGCAACTCGCTGCGCGCGCTGGTGAAGCACCTCGACGGGATTTCCGACGACGCCATCGCCGCGCTGAACATCCCGACCGGCATCCCGCTGCGCTACGACCTGACGCCGGACCTCAAGCCGGTCAAGGCGGGCGGCGAGTACCTCGACCCGGAGGCGGCGAAGGAAGCCGCCGCCGCGGTCGCGAACCAGGGCCGCTGA
- a CDS encoding DUF4349 domain-containing protein has translation MLTRWRYALAGAAVFLLAGCSSGTSADSARSAIAPAQQQGAAPKQGNAQASVPAPGATDRKLARSARLDLTTPKTDDVVSRAKAIATGAGGYPGQESATDDSASLTLSVPAEKLDGVLDQLGGLGQVKRREISAQDVTAQVIDVDARLATQRASVDRMRALLAKAQSVSEIASVESELTSRQATLESLERQQASLAGQVAMATVSLSVTKQEAVAAAEAGGFLSGLSAGWDAFVVFCSGLVRVLGALLPFLIAFGIPAGGVFWWFRRRRKARPAE, from the coding sequence ATGCTGACTCGATGGAGATACGCGCTCGCGGGCGCGGCGGTGTTCCTGCTGGCCGGATGCAGCAGCGGCACCAGCGCGGATTCGGCGCGGTCGGCGATCGCGCCCGCGCAGCAGCAGGGCGCGGCACCCAAGCAGGGCAACGCGCAGGCATCGGTGCCCGCGCCCGGCGCGACCGATCGCAAGCTGGCGCGCAGCGCGCGGCTGGACCTGACCACGCCGAAGACCGACGACGTCGTGTCCCGCGCCAAGGCGATCGCGACCGGCGCGGGCGGCTATCCCGGGCAGGAGAGCGCGACGGACGATTCCGCGTCGCTGACCCTGTCGGTGCCCGCGGAGAAACTCGACGGCGTGCTCGACCAGCTCGGCGGGCTCGGCCAGGTGAAACGGCGGGAGATCAGCGCGCAGGACGTCACCGCGCAGGTGATCGACGTGGACGCGCGGCTGGCGACCCAGCGGGCGAGCGTCGACCGGATGCGCGCGCTGCTGGCGAAGGCGCAGTCGGTGTCCGAGATCGCGTCCGTCGAGAGCGAGCTGACCAGCAGGCAGGCCACGCTGGAGTCGCTGGAGCGGCAGCAGGCTTCGCTGGCCGGGCAGGTCGCGATGGCCACCGTGTCGCTGTCGGTGACGAAGCAAGAGGCCGTCGCGGCGGCGGAGGCTGGCGGGTTTCTTTCCGGGCTCTCCGCTGGCTGGGACGCGTTTGTCGTCTTCTGCAGCGGGCTGGTGCGCGTGCTGGGCGCGCTGCTGCCGTTCCTGATCGCGTTCGGGATTCCGGCGGGCGGGGTGTTCTGGTGGTTCCGCCGGCGGCGCAAGGCCAGGCCCGCGGAGTGA